The following are from one region of the Gryllotalpicola protaetiae genome:
- a CDS encoding ABC transporter permease: protein MNRSWLGTAWRTVLPPVVFGVLLIAAWQAFVVGAQIKPFLLPAPSAIWQMITHNPALIWHASLVTGGNALVGLVAGTVVALVLAAIAAAVRVFDHLSAPIVAAIAVLPIVAVAPVLYTMFGAGSQLPRQIVAGIAAFAPVFLNTLRGLRQVKPVHRELMTAYAASPWQATRAVTLPGALPYLFSGINVAASLAVISALVAEYFGGPQTGLGSLITSAAANSGYAAAWAYVFGAIVVGLVFYLVTLGLEKAVTRGRGT, encoded by the coding sequence ATGAACCGGTCGTGGCTCGGCACCGCGTGGCGCACCGTGCTGCCGCCCGTCGTGTTCGGCGTGCTGCTGATCGCCGCCTGGCAGGCGTTCGTCGTCGGCGCGCAGATCAAGCCGTTCCTGCTGCCGGCGCCGAGCGCGATCTGGCAGATGATCACCCACAACCCGGCGCTCATCTGGCACGCCTCGCTGGTCACCGGCGGCAACGCGCTCGTCGGGCTCGTCGCCGGCACGGTCGTCGCGCTCGTGCTGGCGGCGATCGCCGCGGCCGTGCGCGTCTTCGACCACCTGAGCGCGCCGATCGTCGCCGCCATCGCGGTGCTGCCGATCGTCGCCGTTGCGCCCGTGCTGTACACGATGTTCGGCGCCGGCTCGCAGCTGCCGCGCCAGATCGTGGCGGGCATCGCGGCCTTCGCACCGGTCTTCCTCAACACGCTGCGCGGGCTGCGCCAGGTGAAGCCCGTGCACCGCGAGCTGATGACGGCGTACGCCGCGAGCCCCTGGCAGGCGACCAGAGCGGTCACCCTGCCGGGCGCGCTGCCGTACTTGTTCTCCGGCATCAACGTCGCCGCCTCGCTCGCCGTCATCTCGGCGCTCGTCGCCGAATACTTCGGCGGCCCGCAGACCGGCCTCGGCTCGCTCATCACCTCGGCCGCCGCGAACAGCGGCTACGCCGCCGCGTGGGCGTACGTGTTCGGCGCGATCGTCGTCGGACTCGTCTTCTACCTCGTCACCCTCGGCCTCGAGAAGGCGGTGACGAGAGGGCGCGGCACCTGA
- a CDS encoding ABC transporter ATP-binding protein — translation MTAVVEVENVTRVFAAARSSVTALDDVSLSVAPGEFVSLIGPSGCGKSTLLRLIADLDEPTSGTVSVFGKTARRARLDQDYGIAFQQAGLLPWRTVAANIGLPLELHKVPASARKSRVAELLALVGLEEFAGHYPDQLSGGMQQRVAIARALAEKPRLLLMDEPFGALDEMTRERMQTELVRLCAETGAAVVFVTHSIPEAVFLSDRVVVMTPRPGRVTRVIEVRLGPASDRGERLRESADFYATVTAVREALHGDGASLPVGVETR, via the coding sequence ATGACCGCCGTCGTAGAGGTCGAGAACGTCACCCGCGTGTTCGCGGCGGCCCGCAGCTCGGTGACCGCGCTCGACGACGTGAGCCTTTCGGTCGCGCCCGGCGAGTTCGTGTCGCTGATCGGGCCGAGCGGATGCGGCAAGAGCACGCTGCTGCGCCTCATCGCCGACCTCGACGAGCCCACCTCTGGCACGGTCAGCGTGTTCGGCAAGACCGCCAGGCGGGCGCGTCTCGACCAGGACTACGGCATCGCCTTCCAGCAGGCCGGGCTGCTGCCGTGGCGCACGGTCGCCGCGAACATCGGGCTGCCGCTCGAGCTGCACAAGGTGCCGGCATCCGCCCGCAAGTCGCGCGTCGCCGAGCTGCTCGCCCTCGTCGGCCTCGAGGAGTTCGCCGGCCACTACCCCGACCAGCTCTCCGGCGGCATGCAGCAGCGCGTCGCGATCGCGCGCGCCCTCGCCGAGAAGCCGCGGCTGCTGCTGATGGACGAACCGTTCGGCGCCCTCGACGAGATGACCCGCGAGCGCATGCAGACCGAACTCGTGCGGCTCTGCGCCGAGACCGGCGCGGCCGTCGTGTTCGTGACCCACTCGATCCCCGAGGCGGTGTTCCTCTCTGACCGCGTCGTCGTGATGACGCCGCGGCCTGGGCGGGTGACGAGGGTCATCGAGGTGAGGCTGGGTCCGGCATCCGACCGCGGTGAACGACTGCGGGAGAGCGCAGATTTCTACGCCACCGTCACCGCCGTGCGCGAGGCGCTGCATGGCGACGGCGCGAGCCTGCCCGTGGGGGTCGAGACGCGATGA